From one Tsukamurella tyrosinosolvens genomic stretch:
- a CDS encoding PhoH family protein, producing MSFRETPRTYVLDTSVLLSDPWAITRFAEHDVVLPLVVISELEGKRHHAELGWFARESLRMLDDMRLEHGRLDQPIPTPGGGTVQVELNHIDPTVLPVGFRTETNDSRILACALNLRAEGRDVVLVSKDIPLRVKAGAVGLDADEYRAQDVVTSGWTGMEELEVSREVIDGLFANGVVDHDAARDLPCNTGVRLLGGTSSALGRVTAEKQLQLVRGDREAFGLHGRSAEQRVALDLLLDESVGIVSLGGKAGTGKSALALCAGLEAVLEKRTQRKVVVFRPLYAVGGQDLGYLPGSENEKMGPWAQAVYDTLDGLASPEVMDEVMSRGMLEVLPLTHIRGRSLHDSFVIVDEAQSLERNVLLTVLSRLGSGSRVVLTHDVAQRDNLRVGRHDGVAAVIEKLKGHPLFAHVTLTRSERSPIAALVTEMLEEFAPGA from the coding sequence GTGTCTTTCCGTGAGACCCCCCGCACGTACGTGCTCGACACCTCCGTCCTGCTGTCCGATCCCTGGGCCATCACCCGCTTCGCCGAGCACGACGTCGTGCTCCCGCTCGTGGTGATCAGCGAACTCGAGGGCAAGCGTCACCACGCCGAACTCGGCTGGTTCGCCCGCGAGTCCCTGCGCATGCTCGACGACATGCGGCTCGAGCACGGCCGACTCGACCAGCCGATCCCCACCCCGGGCGGGGGCACGGTCCAGGTGGAGCTCAACCACATCGATCCGACGGTGCTGCCGGTCGGTTTCCGTACGGAGACCAACGACTCCCGCATCCTCGCGTGCGCGCTGAACCTGCGCGCCGAGGGCCGCGACGTGGTGCTGGTCTCGAAGGACATCCCGCTGCGGGTCAAGGCCGGCGCGGTGGGCCTCGATGCCGACGAGTACCGGGCGCAGGACGTGGTGACCTCCGGGTGGACCGGCATGGAGGAGCTGGAGGTCTCCCGCGAGGTGATCGACGGGCTGTTCGCGAACGGGGTGGTCGACCACGACGCCGCGCGGGACCTCCCGTGCAACACCGGCGTGCGGCTGCTCGGAGGAACGTCGAGCGCGCTGGGCCGCGTGACGGCGGAGAAGCAGCTGCAGCTGGTGCGCGGCGACCGCGAGGCCTTCGGGCTGCACGGCCGCAGCGCCGAGCAGCGCGTCGCCCTCGACCTACTGCTCGACGAGTCGGTGGGCATCGTCTCCCTCGGCGGCAAGGCCGGCACCGGCAAGTCGGCGCTGGCGCTCTGCGCCGGCCTGGAGGCCGTGCTGGAGAAGCGGACGCAGCGCAAGGTCGTCGTCTTCCGCCCGCTGTACGCCGTGGGCGGCCAGGACCTCGGCTACCTGCCCGGCTCCGAGAACGAGAAGATGGGGCCGTGGGCGCAGGCCGTCTACGACACCCTCGACGGCCTCGCCTCCCCGGAGGTGATGGACGAGGTGATGTCGCGCGGGATGCTGGAGGTGCTGCCGCTCACGCACATCCGCGGCCGTTCGCTGCACGACTCCTTCGTCATCGTCGACGAGGCGCAATCCCTGGAGCGCAACGTGCTGCTCACGGTCCTCTCGCGCCTCGGCTCGGGCTCGCGGGTGGTGCTCACGCACGACGTGGCGCAGCGCGACAACCTGCGCGTCGGCCGGCACGACGGTGTGGCCGCGGTCATCGAGAAGCTCAAGGGCCACCCGCTGTTCGCGCACGTCACGCTCACGCGGTCCGAGCGCTCGCCGATCGCCGCGCTCGTCACCGAGATGCTGGAGGAGTTCGCCCCCGGCGCGTAG
- a CDS encoding GNAT family N-acetyltransferase gives MQQLRRARTDDHGALVRCVQRWWGDSRSPEQSRELSLLLPRLFLQHFAGTSLVLEDASGVRAFLVGFDSADRRAEAYIHFVGVDPDLRGQGVARRLYSAFFERAASAGRTSVRAITSPQNRGSIAFHRALGFEVEPGDREVDGVPVHADYDGPGQDRVAFLRQL, from the coding sequence GTGCAGCAGCTCCGGCGAGCGAGGACCGACGACCACGGCGCCCTGGTGCGCTGCGTACAGCGCTGGTGGGGTGATTCGCGATCTCCTGAACAGTCGCGCGAGCTCTCGCTCCTGCTGCCCCGCCTGTTCCTGCAGCACTTCGCGGGCACGAGCCTGGTCCTCGAGGACGCGTCCGGGGTGCGGGCCTTCCTCGTGGGATTCGATTCCGCCGACCGGCGCGCGGAGGCGTACATCCATTTCGTCGGCGTGGACCCCGACCTGCGTGGTCAGGGCGTCGCTCGGCGTTTGTACTCCGCGTTCTTCGAGCGTGCGGCCAGTGCCGGGCGAACCTCGGTCCGTGCGATCACGTCGCCGCAGAACCGGGGTTCGATCGCCTTCCACCGCGCCCTGGGGTTCGAGGTCGAGCCCGGCGATCGCGAGGTCGACGGGGTGCCGGTGCACGCCGACTACGACGGTCCGGGGCAGGACAGGGTGGCGTTCCTGCGGCAGCTCTGA
- a CDS encoding GNAT family N-acetyltransferase, with the protein MTEVPHVAARPVPPTLPGSRAGAIASASGEGVPLPEHEFFVEEFRGITIVVALPLIDDATLGAAGRTVDAFRAGDTRFVFVVPADRVEVAAAAIGGRAVHGASTWNDDFVADLWLTVTDAKRVVVGADPAALARTAGAVSTSVRASKMVLTDPGGGWGTPPRSYADIDLHGERLAAHLAERGLPDYAPAAQAALVGGAYSVNLCRAEDLAYELLTFDGRGTVLTHGRYLHLTPLQVDDFARIESLVGQGVREGILKPRSRAEIARMAAGGLGARVLRTGHLAGVVGLEVDRYAGTGYGEVSGLITVAEFSGLGAGSLLIDGLFELCRTRGLTHVFAVTVSDSAADFFARRGFREVGHRDVPATKWEGYDAERLAVARCFLRPVENPSGSAPS; encoded by the coding sequence GTGACCGAAGTCCCCCACGTGGCCGCACGGCCGGTGCCGCCCACGCTCCCGGGATCGCGCGCGGGCGCCATCGCGTCCGCCTCCGGCGAGGGCGTGCCACTCCCCGAGCACGAATTCTTCGTCGAGGAGTTCCGGGGGATCACGATCGTCGTCGCGCTGCCCCTGATCGACGACGCGACTCTCGGGGCGGCCGGCCGCACGGTCGACGCCTTCAGGGCGGGGGACACGCGCTTCGTCTTCGTCGTTCCGGCCGACCGGGTCGAGGTGGCCGCCGCCGCGATCGGGGGGCGTGCGGTGCACGGAGCGTCGACCTGGAACGACGACTTCGTCGCCGACCTCTGGCTCACCGTCACCGACGCGAAGCGTGTCGTCGTCGGGGCGGATCCCGCCGCCCTGGCGCGCACCGCGGGGGCCGTGTCCACGAGCGTCCGCGCCTCGAAGATGGTGCTCACCGACCCGGGCGGGGGCTGGGGCACCCCGCCCCGCAGCTACGCCGACATCGACCTGCACGGTGAGCGGCTCGCGGCCCACCTGGCCGAACGCGGACTCCCCGACTACGCGCCCGCCGCGCAGGCGGCGCTCGTGGGCGGGGCGTACAGCGTGAACCTCTGCCGCGCCGAGGACCTCGCCTACGAGCTCCTCACGTTCGACGGGCGCGGCACGGTGCTCACGCACGGCCGGTACCTGCACCTGACACCGCTCCAGGTCGACGACTTCGCCCGGATCGAATCGCTGGTGGGCCAGGGCGTCCGGGAGGGCATCCTCAAACCTCGCAGCCGCGCCGAGATCGCCAGGATGGCGGCCGGCGGCCTCGGCGCCCGGGTGCTCCGCACCGGTCACCTCGCGGGCGTGGTCGGACTGGAGGTGGACCGGTACGCCGGCACCGGTTACGGCGAGGTGTCGGGCCTGATCACCGTCGCCGAGTTCTCCGGTCTCGGCGCCGGGAGCCTCCTCATCGACGGATTGTTCGAGCTCTGCCGCACCCGGGGATTGACGCACGTCTTCGCCGTAACGGTGAGCGACAGCGCCGCCGACTTCTTCGCCCGGCGAGGCTTCCGGGAGGTCGGGCACCGGGACGTCCCGGCAACGAAGTGGGAGGGCTACGACGCCGAGCGCCTCGCCGTCGCCCGCTGCTTCCTGCGCCCCGTCGAGAACCCCTCCGGCTCCGCACCGTCGTAG
- a CDS encoding PadR family transcriptional regulator, translating to MHIDKDLVAASATPLVLSILSHGDSYGYAILTRVRELSGGRLEWSDGMLYPLLHRLERLGHVEARWEVADTGRKRKHYAITPAGREALADRRDQWRVVSAALDGLWSGGAPQPGLA from the coding sequence ATGCACATCGACAAGGATCTGGTCGCCGCGTCGGCGACCCCGCTGGTGCTGAGCATTCTCAGCCACGGCGACAGCTACGGCTACGCGATCCTCACCCGCGTCCGTGAGCTCTCCGGCGGGCGGCTCGAGTGGTCCGACGGCATGCTCTACCCGCTGCTCCACCGGCTGGAGCGCCTCGGCCACGTGGAAGCCCGCTGGGAGGTCGCCGACACCGGCCGCAAGCGCAAGCACTACGCCATCACGCCCGCCGGACGGGAGGCCCTCGCGGACCGTCGGGACCAGTGGCGGGTCGTCAGTGCCGCCCTCGACGGTCTCTGGTCCGGCGGTGCGCCGCAGCCGGGGCTCGCATGA
- a CDS encoding permease prefix domain 1-containing protein, translating into MTGPVDAQIRQWRGYLEGRRRMRADEVDELESHLRDQIADLETRGLDGDESFLVAVKRMGAADAVAHEFAREHSDRLWKQLVLGSADDETGRRGELPVVLTLGAAAGLALLTVLHLLGESAPRFVGFAIAPFLVGYFAWKRAMPARVAATVLGGFAVMAGLLAVYPFASGGSTEILAVVGAPVVLWAGVGVAYTGGAWRSAPRRMDFVRFTGEFVIYFLLIALGGGAIMGLTISALSAVGLDAESPITEWALPACVGGAVLIAAWLVEAKQEVIENIAPVLTRIFTPITLVMLVVVLGAFASRPGLVGGDRDLLVLMTVVLVLVVGLLLYAVSARDPRRRPDVFDRLQVALVVAAIAVDLVVLVAMITRTAEFGTSPNKAAVLGLNLILLVVLAGAAWRGIGFVRGRRDFAAIERWQTSSLPAYAGWAAVVALAFPPLFGFS; encoded by the coding sequence ATGACCGGCCCGGTCGACGCCCAGATCCGGCAGTGGCGCGGGTACCTGGAGGGCCGGCGCCGCATGCGGGCCGACGAGGTCGATGAGCTCGAATCCCACCTGCGCGACCAGATCGCCGACCTGGAGACTCGCGGCCTGGACGGCGACGAGTCCTTCCTCGTCGCGGTGAAGCGCATGGGCGCCGCCGACGCGGTGGCGCACGAGTTCGCCCGCGAGCACTCCGATCGACTCTGGAAGCAGCTCGTGCTGGGCAGCGCCGACGACGAGACCGGGCGCCGCGGCGAGCTGCCGGTGGTTCTCACCCTCGGCGCCGCCGCCGGGCTGGCACTGCTCACCGTACTGCATCTCCTCGGCGAATCCGCGCCGCGGTTCGTCGGTTTCGCGATCGCGCCGTTCCTGGTCGGCTACTTCGCGTGGAAGCGGGCGATGCCGGCGCGGGTGGCGGCGACGGTGCTCGGCGGGTTCGCCGTGATGGCAGGGCTGCTCGCGGTGTATCCGTTCGCGTCCGGCGGGTCCACCGAGATCCTGGCCGTCGTCGGCGCTCCGGTGGTGCTGTGGGCCGGCGTGGGCGTCGCCTACACGGGCGGCGCGTGGCGCTCGGCGCCGCGGCGGATGGACTTCGTGCGATTCACCGGCGAATTCGTCATCTACTTCCTGCTCATCGCCCTCGGCGGCGGCGCGATCATGGGGCTGACGATCTCCGCGCTGAGCGCCGTCGGGCTGGACGCGGAGTCGCCGATCACCGAGTGGGCGCTGCCGGCGTGCGTCGGCGGAGCCGTGTTGATCGCCGCGTGGCTCGTCGAGGCCAAGCAGGAGGTGATCGAGAACATCGCGCCGGTCCTCACGCGGATCTTCACCCCGATCACGCTGGTCATGCTCGTCGTGGTGCTGGGGGCCTTCGCCTCGCGCCCCGGCCTGGTCGGCGGCGACCGCGACCTGCTCGTGCTCATGACGGTCGTGCTCGTCCTCGTCGTCGGGCTGCTCCTGTACGCGGTCTCGGCCCGCGATCCGCGCCGCCGCCCCGACGTCTTCGACCGGCTGCAGGTGGCGCTCGTGGTCGCCGCGATCGCCGTGGACCTCGTGGTGCTGGTCGCGATGATCACCCGCACCGCGGAGTTCGGCACGTCGCCGAACAAGGCCGCCGTGCTGGGGCTGAATCTGATCCTGCTGGTGGTCCTCGCCGGTGCGGCGTGGCGGGGGATCGGATTCGTCCGGGGGCGCCGCGACTTCGCCGCGATCGAGCGCTGGCAGACGAGCTCGCTCCCGGCGTACGCGGGGTGGGCCGCGGTCGTCGCCCTCGCCTTCCCTCCGTTGTTCGGATTCAGCTGA
- a CDS encoding AraC family transcriptional regulator, with product MDPLFRMVSGLRAHGLFSLRISMVPPWSVDIDDGAPLSVIAVDRGAAWIAGTGSPIRLDAGAVALVAHGPHYVVADEPDRPPTVRIEQGGTCVPLTESMRSTTHRGLLTWGNHDEGPDQLLVGTYASASQVGRHLVEQLPEFTVLPPGEVDDALIGLMRRELADPRPGHSFVIDRLLDVVVCAAIRSAARTAPTGWLSGTVDDVVAGALDLIHESPERPWTVASLAGALHVSRAGLAARFRAGVGEPPGRYLTLWRLTLAADALTSSDDGLDAIARRVGYGSAFALSAAFKRHHGLSPSQFRAREAAAPVETAAAPVS from the coding sequence ATGGACCCGCTGTTCCGGATGGTGTCCGGTCTCCGCGCGCACGGCCTGTTCTCCCTGCGCATCTCGATGGTGCCGCCGTGGTCGGTCGACATCGACGACGGCGCTCCGCTGAGCGTGATCGCCGTCGACCGCGGCGCCGCGTGGATCGCCGGAACGGGCAGCCCGATCCGGCTCGACGCGGGCGCCGTCGCGCTGGTCGCGCACGGGCCGCACTACGTCGTCGCCGACGAGCCCGATCGGCCGCCGACCGTGCGGATCGAACAGGGCGGCACGTGCGTGCCGCTCACCGAGTCGATGCGGTCGACCACGCACCGCGGGCTACTCACCTGGGGCAACCACGACGAGGGGCCCGATCAGCTCTTGGTCGGCACGTACGCCTCGGCCTCCCAGGTGGGCCGGCACCTCGTGGAGCAGCTCCCCGAATTCACGGTGCTGCCGCCCGGGGAGGTCGACGACGCGCTGATCGGGCTGATGCGGCGCGAGCTCGCGGATCCGCGGCCCGGGCACAGCTTCGTCATCGACCGGCTCCTCGACGTCGTGGTGTGCGCCGCCATCCGGTCGGCGGCGCGCACCGCCCCGACGGGCTGGCTGTCGGGCACCGTCGACGACGTGGTGGCCGGCGCCCTCGACCTGATCCACGAGTCGCCGGAGCGGCCCTGGACGGTCGCCTCGCTCGCCGGCGCGCTGCACGTCTCCCGGGCCGGGCTCGCCGCGCGGTTCCGCGCCGGGGTCGGTGAGCCGCCCGGGCGGTATCTCACGCTCTGGCGGCTCACCCTCGCGGCCGACGCGCTGACCTCCTCCGACGACGGGCTCGACGCGATCGCCCGGCGCGTGGGCTACGGCTCCGCGTTCGCCCTGAGCGCCGCGTTCAAGCGGCACCACGGCCTGAGCCCGTCGCAATTCCGCGCCCGCGAGGCGGCGGCACCCGTCGAGACCGCCGCTGCTCCGGTCAGCTGA
- a CDS encoding anthrone oxygenase family protein → MTLKLLLGSAALLSAVLAGFYFAYATVITAERGAPDGADAMRRMNVAVERPPFLALFMLGALLPVVAAIWLVIADGFDARTVAGVLGALCAVAAFVFTVAVNVPLNQRLMAGTVEWSEFARTWGVWNLARLWLSVVAAVGLAIPALR, encoded by the coding sequence ATGACACTCAAACTCCTCCTCGGATCGGCCGCCCTGCTCAGCGCGGTGCTGGCCGGCTTCTACTTCGCTTACGCCACGGTGATCACGGCCGAGCGGGGCGCACCCGACGGCGCCGACGCCATGCGCCGGATGAACGTCGCGGTCGAGCGGCCGCCCTTCCTGGCGCTCTTCATGCTGGGCGCGCTGCTGCCGGTCGTGGCCGCGATCTGGCTGGTGATCGCAGACGGTTTCGACGCCCGGACGGTCGCGGGCGTGCTGGGCGCGCTGTGTGCGGTAGCGGCGTTCGTCTTCACGGTGGCGGTGAACGTCCCCCTGAACCAGCGGCTCATGGCGGGCACCGTCGAATGGTCCGAGTTCGCGCGTACCTGGGGAGTATGGAACCTGGCACGCCTGTGGCTCAGCGTCGTGGCCGCCGTCGGTCTCGCGATCCCGGCCCTGCGCTGA